In Mesorhizobium sp. 113-3-3, a genomic segment contains:
- a CDS encoding carboxymuconolactone decarboxylase family protein: MATTKLLSDAEVEQIPAVKAVFDDIRATRKSDFVNNFWRGLANDPVSLKRVWEQLKAVMVADSAIDPLTKEMIYIAVSTANGCSYCVHSHTAAARAKGMTDAQHGELVSIIGLAGQTNHLVTAMQIPVDPQFELK, from the coding sequence ATGGCCACCACAAAGCTCCTCAGCGATGCCGAGGTCGAACAAATCCCGGCGGTCAAGGCGGTGTTCGACGACATCAGGGCGACGCGCAAATCGGATTTCGTCAACAATTTCTGGCGCGGGCTGGCCAATGATCCGGTGTCGCTGAAGCGGGTGTGGGAACAGCTGAAAGCGGTGATGGTCGCGGACAGCGCCATCGATCCGCTGACCAAGGAAATGATCTACATCGCGGTGTCGACGGCCAATGGCTGCTCCTACTGCGTCCACTCGCATACGGCAGCGGCGCGGGCCAAGGGCATGACCGACGCGCAGCATGGCGAGCTGGTGTCGATCATCGGGCTGGCGGGACAGACCAACCATCTGGTGACGGCGATGCAGATTCCGGTCGATCCCCAGTTCGAGCTGAAATAG
- a CDS encoding GNAT family N-acetyltransferase, with product MDKTTRFPISLPGYEIEGLVGNDAPRLAPLYQACSDYAVLERGEPPNADSAREEFESFPPNRTDADKFVFGLKAANGEFVGLLACDRDYPQAGCWWIALLMIDQTLRGQGLGRAICDAFFRWLKSRQVTRVELGVLMENEPALRFWRGQGFGPVRTAGPVSIGSKRHMVEVLGRPL from the coding sequence ATGGACAAGACGACCAGATTTCCAATTTCGCTTCCCGGCTACGAGATTGAAGGGCTGGTCGGAAACGATGCCCCCCGGTTGGCGCCGCTATACCAGGCCTGCTCGGATTATGCCGTGCTGGAGCGAGGCGAGCCGCCCAATGCCGACAGTGCGAGGGAGGAATTCGAAAGCTTTCCGCCCAACCGGACGGATGCCGACAAATTCGTATTCGGATTAAAAGCCGCCAATGGCGAATTTGTCGGCTTGCTGGCTTGCGACCGCGACTATCCGCAAGCCGGGTGTTGGTGGATTGCGTTGCTCATGATCGATCAAACCCTTCGCGGTCAAGGGTTGGGACGGGCCATCTGCGACGCCTTTTTCAGGTGGCTGAAATCCCGGCAGGTCACCCGCGTGGAGCTTGGCGTGCTCATGGAAAATGAGCCGGCGCTTCGATTTTGGCGGGGGCAAGGTTTTGGCCCGGTACGAACGGCGGGGCCGGTCAGCATCGGCTCCAAGCGGCATATGGTCGAGGTTTTAGGCCGACCGTTGTGA
- a CDS encoding metallophosphoesterase family protein, translated as MRIVQITDTHFSPTKAHFNGNWQPLAAWIAQSGADLVIHTGDLSVDGADKDDDITFCMDLMREICTPMLLVPGNHDVGHLPGSLQPVNAARLERWRRLVGPDYWMEDAGSWRFIGLDSLLMGFDDAEDETQFEWLRTGLESRGGRRVALFAHKPLFVDQPGEGDTGYWSVRPAQRQRLYDLVAAHDVALFASGHLHRAWQGQYQNTSLVWGPSAAFVVGEMERDMPGERLLGAVIHEFGDAVASEIVAIPGMTTYVLDDVVAEVYPHEAHKVRKRVAS; from the coding sequence ATGAGAATCGTTCAGATTACAGACACCCATTTCAGCCCGACCAAGGCGCATTTCAACGGCAATTGGCAGCCACTGGCCGCCTGGATCGCGCAGAGCGGCGCCGACCTTGTCATTCACACCGGCGATCTCAGCGTCGACGGTGCCGACAAGGATGACGACATCACCTTCTGCATGGATCTGATGCGGGAAATCTGCACGCCGATGCTGCTGGTGCCGGGCAATCACGATGTCGGCCATCTCCCAGGCTCCCTGCAGCCGGTCAATGCCGCGCGCCTCGAGCGTTGGCGCCGGCTGGTTGGGCCGGACTACTGGATGGAAGACGCCGGGAGCTGGCGCTTCATCGGGCTCGACAGCCTGCTGATGGGTTTTGACGATGCCGAGGACGAGACGCAGTTCGAATGGCTGCGCACCGGGCTGGAAAGCCGCGGCGGCCGGCGCGTCGCGCTCTTTGCCCACAAGCCGCTATTCGTCGATCAGCCCGGCGAGGGCGATACCGGCTACTGGAGCGTCAGGCCGGCGCAGCGCCAGCGCCTCTACGACCTGGTCGCCGCCCACGATGTCGCGCTGTTCGCCAGCGGCCATTTGCACCGGGCATGGCAAGGCCAGTACCAAAACACATCGCTGGTCTGGGGGCCGTCGGCGGCTTTCGTGGTCGGCGAGATGGAGCGCGACATGCCGGGCGAGCGGCTGCTTGGCGCCGTCATCCATGAATTCGGCGACGCTGTCGCCAGCGAGATCGTCGCCATTCCCGGCATGACCACCTACGTCCTCGATGATGTGGTGGCCGAGGTCTATCCGCACGAGGCGCACAAGGTTCGAAAGCGGGTCGCGTCATGA